The Nitrospiria bacterium nucleotide sequence AATTTCCTCTTTCAGAATCCAGCCACACCCCGAGCCAGGCCCTCAGGAGATCGTGGCGCGAAACGCTCCCGATAAAGCGGCCGCCATTCAGGACCGGTAATCGGACCAGCTGGTTGGCCTCCATGATCTCTACCGCTTGTTCAAGCGGTGTCTCCGTATTCACGACCGGCGGGGCTTCCGCCATAATCTCCCGGACCCTTGTCTCGTGAAGATTTTTCCCGGACTTGAGGGCCTTCAGCAAATTGATTTCGGTCACCTTTCCCACGACTTTTCCCGAAGGATCCAGGACCGGGAGGCCCTGAAAGCTCTTCGATAGGAGCTTCATCGCCACGGCGTAGGCCGGGCTTTCTTCCATGGCAAACAATGTATTTGTGATAATGATTTCACCCACGGTTCTAAAATGGGGTTTCATTCGGCAACCCTCCCAGAAGAAACGTCGATGTCTCGTTCACCCTTTCAAAATGGCCGGAATGCCGGTAACCCACCTCCAAAAGCCCTTGGGTCAGCTTTTGAAAATGGATCATCGGGACATCCAACAACACCTGCCATGAACCTTGACGGATACGAACCCGTCCTTGGACTCGATTGACCACCTTGGAGATATTCAATAGGTCCTGACTTGTCAAATTCAAGGCC carries:
- a CDS encoding CBS domain-containing protein, whose protein sequence is MKPHFRTVGEIIITNTLFAMEESPAYAVAMKLLSKSFQGLPVLDPSGKVVGKVTEINLLKALKSGKNLHETRVREIMAEAPPVVNTETPLEQAVEIMEANQLVRLPVLNGGRFIGSVSRHDLLRAWLGVWLDSERGNYAEVIG